From Argopecten irradians isolate NY chromosome 3, Ai_NY, whole genome shotgun sequence:
actcagtctttaagaacagcttttaaatatctcaattgtcactatatccaaagaaaaccagttgaaaatacataatcctGGGAGGAAACATTCCGTTTTGAGCAAATGCTGACATCGGCAGCCATTTTTTACCGGAAATGAAAGGTGCATACTAAAATTGGAGCCAATTTCCGGGTGCGTTTTCGAATGGAAATTTCGGGCGAGTTCGAATGGAAATTTGGGGTGCGTTCGATGCGGCTGTctcgattttaatttttagttaTGGGGAATAAAAAACGTTGGTGCGGGGGGGTAAGTGTCGATGCGGCGGGGCCTGAGAAACtaagaattaattttgtttggccttacTTCAAACAAAATGTTAACACTCTTAGACATGTTTAATATTTGTAGTCGATAATACAATTGCTTCAATTTGTTTTAGGGATCGAGCCATGAAAGTACCACCAAGTAAAATGCGAGAAATGGAAGCGAAATGTGCTGTCCTGTACATCGCCAAGTTATGTTAGTAGAACTGCTATCTTTCATCCTCTTTTAAGATATTGCAGTGTATCCTAGTATAAAAGTTCTGTATAGTGgccatattttgtattttgcttCTAgtatttaaagttattttaGTGTAGAAATTTCTGGTCTGTATTGTGGTCAGGAAATGTCCACAATTTTATTAAGCCTGATGAAatgatgttttgaattttgaaaatttctgcTGTTTCTCTTTAACCTGGCATGAAAAGAAATTAGTTGTAAGACTCGCGAGAAATGTTACCTGGATTGGTGGGAAATAGATCAATTAAATGTTGGTTtgaaacaatttattatttgaaattaaaaatggtCTTTGAGTAATACAATATTGAGTTAAATAACAAGGTTCAATTCAACTATGTTTTgaataatgaatattatttcatatttttgttaatttcagATGAAATGCTGGTAATGTCCTTGGCTAAAGAAGCAAAAGACTTTTCAGAAGAAGTCAGAAAAAATGTTCGCTCTAAGGTCTGTATTTCATTTATTGCatgtttgaaaaatgaaaaacaaaagaaaacattcaTTATAGCATGCCTCTGTATAATAGATGATGTAATTCTGTATATAGGGTAAAGGTACTTACTGTTGTGTTTATAATTATTCAAATTGTGTTGGTTACAGGACGGCACTGACCCCATGAAGTTTAAGGACGCTGGCAATGAACAGTACCAGCACGGCAAGTTTGAAACAGCTATTGATTACTACACCAAGGCAGCCAAATCAGAGTAAGTCGAGCTGGTGGTCCATGTCTAAGGGGGATAAACGAAATTCTGATGTCAAATATTGTAAACTAGGGCACAGAGTATTCATGAGTTAGATATCAGTACTAACAAAATATGTTGAATTAAAACAGGGTCTTAGGTACACGACCAAGTATCAactgtatttgaaataaaataattagtaCCATGTTTACATAAAGATAACTTAAAGTCGTTGCAACTTCATTAAACATAGTTCATTAGATGTAGTATCGTAAAGAAACCCTGTAGTTTATAAGTTGTTAGAATTTTGTTTATCGGTCTAATGAATCTTTACTTTTAAGACAGCAAAGCTGGAACAAGTCAGTTGTATGTGGAATGGCTCAGTGAAAGTTGTGTATgttttttgattttgaatttcagCCCTTTCAACCACATCTTCTTTGGGAATAGAGCTCAGACGTATAATAGACTTAAGAAGTTCAGGTAAGGCTCTTATCTACAAATAAGGAGGCATTTATAGGTAAATGAGAGCTGATGTTGTTGAAGGTAGAACTACAAAATCAATAAGATACTAGGCATTGAACTGTGGATATTAACAACAATGCTACCTACTGTAGAGTATAGACATTGATTGGGAAACTAAATCGCTTCAAATAATTCATAAGGAATATCAAATCTCTAaattcagtaaaaaaaaattcgccaaaatgaaatatacatatgcATCCACTTTTTGAATGGTATACATATGCATCCACTTTTTGAATGGTGTTTTGCAAAATTTAGgtaattgaaaaatcaaagtaaTGATTGTTCATAAGAAAATGGTGAAATGTATGATAATTATGCTTACAGGGAAGCATTGGCTGACGGCAGGAGAGCAGTCGTCCTGAAACCAGACTGGCCAAAGgtaacattattattatgttaagATGAGTTTCTGATCTAGTCACAGTGTCCGAAAATCTTAGCTTTTAGAGGTATATATGCAAAGTAAAAGATGATTATTTTAGCCAAAATAAAAAGtgtttgattaaaatatttcatatttgttaaATTGGAAAACTGTCCATAAAGATTtagcaattttatttttataccagTTTACTTGTACAAGTGTTTTGTTTTGGTGCAGGGTCACTATAGATATGCCCAGGCATTTAACCAGTTGGGGAAACTGGAGCAGGCTATAAAAGCCAACAAAAAAGGTCTGGAAATctgtaaaaataacaaactCGCCTCCGAAAGTAACATTCGCCACCTTGAGCTGCAGGGAAAGGATTTCAAACACGAAAAGGAGAAGAGAGATACAGATGAAACGCTGAGAAAAGTTTTAGAGGAAAgtcattttgatagtgaaaacaGGTCTGATTTAAAACCCTGTGTTTAAATGGAATTCCCCAATTCTCAGGTGTGCAATTCTCAAATGGaggaaaaataatcaaatgtaAGTGGTGGAACATTTTCAGATCTTGGGATGAATTAGTTTATGGTTGAATTACCGATTTTCGACTTTCTTTAGATAATTAACAAAAACACGAGAGCATTTGCTCGGTATATTGAGAATATGTACACGGATATGAACAAAAAATGTTACAGaaacacattttcataaaaaaaatccccGTGTTTGAATGTGTTGGCTTACAAACAGacaaaacaagaaacaaaatgtgttctttatgatttttgttgGTTTTCGAGTTTACGGTAGTGTTTTAATAGCAACGGGCATTTGTGTAATTTGTATTTAGTTAGTCACATGGTAACGGAGATCCTCCATATCGAGCCACAAACATACATTCTACATTTGCCGCATGGAAAACTATTTCATACTATTGCCTGCTGCCCATTGCATGTATGGAACATTTATCTCATGGCTTTAGGAAAAATATGTACTTAACGTCTAGTGTTGACTGTGAGAGAAAATTCTCTtggaaataaatgatttttaatgaCAATAAAGTCCTACATagataaaacaacttctttatgatgtttgaaaaaaaatctaatatatTTTGATCTAAGTAGTCACTAGAATTGAGATTCcggatttagtcgccttttatgatcatgcaatgcggcagcaggcacaattctgaCGTCATACTTTCaatttaagattttataatttgaaCACTTACTTTAAACATTGAAAATCCAGAAGATACTTAATAGTCAGAGGATATCTTTCaatgaatatgacctaatttctGCAACTGCCTCGGTAAATGTGACGCTAGAATGTACTCATCTTATGTAGATCgtgaaaaaaatccaaattaaGTGATTAACATCACTCTAAAGATTTTAAAcgatttctcaaaaataaagaattttgatCTAGTAGCCATGAAATTAAGATTAAaagtttagtcgccttttttTGCAGCAAGGCACACTTCTTACATACTACCTTCAATGAAGGTGTTGCTCGATATTAGCTCATAAAACCagctttgatatttaaaaaaactgCTTTAGAGATGATAAAACAAAGAATGCTTAGGAAACTGTGACCTAATGTATGCGCGTAACCCAGCCAATATGATcctaggatgtaatcatcttaagcaGGTCATGTCCAAATGCAGTAATATGCATCAATCTCAAGCCTCAAACTCCTTGAAAAATATCAGGTTTTTAGCAAATTTACtaaagtttttaatgctaaaatagaacaaatgctaaactaggtcactgtgacctacttctTCAGTTTTCATCCGTTTTCTGAGATCAATTTCACAAAGAATCAATAAATCACAGATTGAATACACCACGAAATTCAAATGAATGAGATAAAGAATCAATGAGTAAATGGTATATCGGAATAATGTTAAATGAGAGACATATTTGAATAAGGCAATTATGTACGGGATTGGGATTCCAGGGTCCAAACCCTAGCAGTCATATATGTTTACCATGTCTGGGGAATACAAATTATCTTTGCAccttaaaaaaatgataaaatttgtaTGCCAAGCTGGTAATATAAGATGGTGTGGAAATAAAGATCGCGTTGGGAAAAAAGTGAATTATTCAATCTCTTcgttcataatttttttttttttttttttaaatttcgatAATTCCATCTCCATTCCATCAGATTACGAGTCTGCTAAAATGACTTATTTTCTGCTATTCGTTTCGATTCTCTGCAGAAACGACTTATTTTCTGCTATTTGTTTCGATTCTCTGCAGAAATGACTTATTTTCTGCTATTTGTTTCGATTCTCTGCAGAAATGACTTATTTTCTGCTATTTGTTTCGATTCTCTGCAGAAACGACTTATTTTCTGCTATTTGTTTCGATTCTCTGCAGAAACGACTTATTTTCTGCTACTTGTTTCGATTCTCTGCAGAAACGACTTATTTTCTGCTATTTGTTTCGATTCTCTGTAGAAATGACTTATTTTCTGCTATTTGTTTCGATTCTCTGCAGAAACGACTTATTTTCTGCTATTTGTTTCGATTCTCTGCAGAAATGACTTATTTTCTGCTATTTGTTTCGATTCTCTGGAGAAATGACTTATTTTCTGCTATTTGTTTCGATTCTCTGCAGAAACGACTTATTTTCTGCTATTTGTTTCGATTCTCTGCAGAAACGACTTATTTTCTGCTACTTGTTTCGATTCTCTGCAGAAATGACTTATTTTCTGCTACTTGTTTCGATTCTCTGTAGAAATGACTTATTTTCTGCTATTTGTTTCGATTCTCTGCAGAAACGACTTATTTTCTGCTATTTGTTTCGATTCTCTGTAGAAATGACTTATTTTCTGCTATTTGTTTCGATTCTCTGTAGAAATGACTTATTTTCTGCTATTTGTTTCGATTCTCTGCAGAAACGACTtattttttgctattttttcgATTCTCTGCAGAAACGACTTATTTTCTGCTATTTGTTTCGATTCTCTGCAGAAACGACTTATTTTCTGCTATTTGTTTCGATTTTCTGCAGAAATGACTTATTTTCTGCTATTCGTTTTACCTGCACTGTTTCTCGGTCACCCTTATCTCTctgttattgatatacataactgtatttgatttatttgtaacccacaaataaatacaaaaccaTACGGAAAGGCCGACGGTTGCCGATCGGACTAGTATTCGAGCTGCGGATGCACGCCGTGCTGTTAACGCGGTGAACAAGGAAAACAAGTATTAGCGTCACAAAAAGACAAGTGGGCTACGCAGAAGCTGAACTATTTGGTTCgaaagaatatggaaattaaacaatgatatgatagtattgcttagcaatttcaaatgttggaaatgaaagcacgatccgcgggggattttcccCCATCATGGTACAAAAACACGTTCTTTGTattaaaacgtagtaaaacaagtcacgtgcttatacaaatgtacctcATTCACACCATTGGTCGAAAAACGGGTAACCAGtaatcacgtgattgtgtgtttacctCCAAAATATAGTGATTACTCTTACCTGAAATTTAGTATATAAT
This genomic window contains:
- the LOC138317623 gene encoding uncharacterized protein — its product is MYEYLQWGPSSLQSITLSLQPGWSLSENSGLLKYKKREVELSSLDWEEWAVTDLVEAVTLFMIRKLRKRTLLIQVLECISDIDKQKSEALTYNICLTSVEKYDLVIKLWDRAMKVPPSKMREMEAKCAVLYIAKLYEMLVMSLAKEAKDFSEEVRKNVRSKDGTDPMKFKDAGNEQYQHGKFETAIDYYTKAAKSDPFNHIFFGNRAQTYNRLKKFREALADGRRAVVLKPDWPKGHYRYAQAFNQLGKLEQAIKANKKGLEICKNNKLASESNIRHLELQGKDFKHEKEKRDTDETLRKVLEESHFDSENRSDLKPCV